One genomic region from Streptomyces sp. NBC_01304 encodes:
- a CDS encoding SMI1/KNR4 family protein: MLRPPAGEAGIAAAEAALGVELPAALAASYRGHDGFDEGHGSGILSSDMMMLPLEQLVEEYRTQTQEWGREAGVLPFARKAGDIWSGWYGDVRKGEPSYGGLGRWSVDGGSEPYWAGSQCWTLTDWLGEIAAALEEGRCLRRPDGADDRYNWPVLTGLRGLTWVDPRVRGCSPKG, translated from the coding sequence TTGCTGCGCCCGCCGGCTGGTGAAGCCGGCATCGCCGCGGCGGAGGCGGCCCTGGGGGTGGAGCTTCCGGCGGCCCTCGCCGCCTCGTATCGGGGCCATGACGGTTTCGACGAGGGCCACGGCTCGGGGATTTTGTCGTCCGACATGATGATGCTGCCGCTTGAGCAGCTGGTGGAGGAGTACCGGACCCAGACGCAGGAGTGGGGGCGCGAGGCGGGGGTTCTGCCTTTTGCCCGGAAGGCTGGGGACATCTGGTCCGGCTGGTATGGGGACGTGCGCAAGGGGGAGCCCTCCTACGGCGGCCTGGGGCGCTGGTCGGTTGACGGGGGGAGTGAGCCGTACTGGGCGGGTTCGCAGTGCTGGACTCTTACCGACTGGCTGGGGGAGATTGCTGCAGCGTTGGAAGAGGGCCGGTGTCTGCGCCGACCCGACGGGGCGGACGACAGGTACAACTGGCCGGTGCTGACCGGCCTTCGGGGGTTGACCTGGGTTGACCCCAGGGTCCGCGGTTGTTCCCCGAAGGGATGA
- a CDS encoding terpene synthase family protein, with amino-acid sequence MPTDLEHRTRHLWAGFGITRAQVAAAADFVEALYGGSGEPPLSDRRIVLTANCALGLWMDDQMELHSRPAQLGTCLRHQESLLTGFGDSVALDWWRASHDDYAAALESEREWLTGPVDGDIDHYLSIAESSIGATALLATLCLLHDTGTAHRLDEPELTALLRELGSWTRLSNDLGSLDRDRARGDRANAVLVLQPAMGLPDATAFVEQLSRRHRRAIHELLRRMPPDDQLRDLIRNMIRALEHAYRLSPRYADNPVTDSGAAG; translated from the coding sequence TTGCCGACGGATCTGGAGCACCGCACCCGCCACCTGTGGGCCGGATTCGGCATCACACGTGCCCAGGTGGCTGCCGCGGCCGACTTCGTCGAGGCGCTCTACGGCGGCAGTGGCGAACCACCGCTGTCCGACCGGCGCATCGTGCTGACCGCCAACTGTGCCCTGGGCCTGTGGATGGACGACCAGATGGAACTCCATAGCCGGCCCGCCCAGTTGGGCACCTGCCTCCGGCATCAGGAGTCCCTGCTGACTGGCTTCGGTGACTCCGTCGCACTGGACTGGTGGCGAGCAAGTCACGACGACTACGCGGCCGCGCTGGAGAGCGAGCGGGAATGGCTCACCGGGCCGGTCGACGGGGACATTGACCACTACTTGTCCATCGCGGAGTCCAGTATCGGTGCGACCGCGCTCCTTGCGACACTCTGCCTGCTGCATGACACCGGCACAGCCCACCGGCTGGACGAACCGGAGCTCACCGCACTCCTTCGCGAGCTGGGCAGTTGGACGCGCCTTTCCAACGACCTGGGGAGCCTCGACCGTGATCGCGCGCGCGGCGACCGCGCCAACGCCGTCCTGGTCCTGCAGCCCGCCATGGGCCTGCCGGACGCCACCGCCTTCGTGGAACAGCTCAGCCGACGCCACCGCAGGGCCATCCACGAACTCCTCCGGCGCATGCCCCCCGACGATCAACTCCGCGACCTGATCCGGAACATGATCCGAGCCCTGGAACACGCCTACCGGCTCTCTCCCCGATACGCCGACAACCCCGTCACCGACTCCGGCGCGGCCGGATGA